The stretch of DNA AACATTCCAAGCAAAATCTCCTCATTTGTTTTCAGTGAAGAGACAAATGTTACAATCAGCGGAAAAAATGTCACCATTGCCGCAAATATTGCAATGAAATACATAAGACCTTTTTTCAGGCCTCTCCAGAATCTATTTTTATTCATTGACATCATCATCCTTTCTTCTGTTACACATCAATCTCTTTCTTTGAAGATCACGTTATTAAGCAATAATGATAGAATCAGTCCTAATACCAGAAGAATGATACTGATTGATCCGCTTCGTCCCATAAGCTTGTACTGGAATCCCTGTGTATACAGAAGAACTGCAGGTGTTGCACTGGAATCCATAGGTCCTCCATTGGTCATGGCCCATACAATATCGAAAGCCTTCAGACATCCTGTGATACACAGTACCGAGAATACCATGAACATATTTTTACAAAGAGGTGCTGTGATATAAATGACCTTCTTAATTCCTGTACATCCATCAAGGAGTGCTGCCTCATGAACATCATCCGGAATTGCTACAATGCCTGCTGCAAAGATCAGCATGTTATAGCCTGCGTACATCCACTCATTTACCAGTACGACACACCAGATATTTACTGTAGGTGTTGCCAGCCAGTTTATGATCCATTCAGAATGTCCGATTGCTTTCAAAAACTGCGCAAGCACACCGAAGTTTGCATTCAGCATAAAGGACCACATAAGACCTACAGCTGTTGTTCCAAGCATAACTGGCATCAGATATGCTGCTTTAAAAAATTTAGTTCCTTTAAGCTTACTTGTTACAAGAAGTGCCAGCCCAAACGCAATTGGCATCAGAATGACAAAACCACCAATTACAAAATACAATGCATTCAGCATACTGTTCCAGAACTTGACACTTGTCAATGTTTTTATGTAATTCTGAAGTCCCACCCATTTTATCGGAGATCCACCGATTCCATTCCAGCTGTTCAGAGAAAGCCAGGCTGTATTGATAACCGGATAGATAACGAACACCAGTGTAATAATTACTCCCGGAAGTACAAAAAGCAGGGACTTAAGAAAAGATTTTCTATATTTGGCTGATTTAAAAAACACGAACATCCCTCCTAAAATTTGAAGCGGCAGGCATGCCGAACACATTATATTCCGCACTGCCCGCCGCTGTTTACATTCTCACTCTGTTATTCTGTTATCTTATTCATATTCAGCAATCAGATCTGTAATTGTTTTTCCTACTTCTTCGGAAGAATGTCCCATTGCAATACCCTGTAATGCCTGACGAACCGTATTGATCATATGTGTTGCACTGTCATAGTTCTCAATATCTCCACGAACCTCTTTTGTTTCAGCAATAATCTGAT from Blautia sp. SC05B48 encodes:
- a CDS encoding carbohydrate ABC transporter permease; the protein is MFFKSAKYRKSFLKSLLFVLPGVIITLVFVIYPVINTAWLSLNSWNGIGGSPIKWVGLQNYIKTLTSVKFWNSMLNALYFVIGGFVILMPIAFGLALLVTSKLKGTKFFKAAYLMPVMLGTTAVGLMWSFMLNANFGVLAQFLKAIGHSEWIINWLATPTVNIWCVVLVNEWMYAGYNMLIFAAGIVAIPDDVHEAALLDGCTGIKKVIYITAPLCKNMFMVFSVLCITGCLKAFDIVWAMTNGGPMDSSATPAVLLYTQGFQYKLMGRSGSISIILLVLGLILSLLLNNVIFKERD